Genomic segment of Ralstonia pickettii:
ACCCTCCGTCGTGCCGAACATCCTGGCGGACCGGGCCGACTTCCGCGCCATCGCCCGCTGGATCGAGCCGCGCTCCACCGTGCTCGATCTCGGTTGCGCAGACGGCAGCCTGCTGAGCGTGCTGCAGGATGAGCTGGATGTGCTGGCTTACGGCATCGAGATCGACGATGCGGGCGTGCTGGCCTCCACCCAAAAAGGCGTGCACGTGATCCAGCAGAACCTTGAGGGTGGGCTCGCGCTGTTCGAAGACAAGAGCTTCGACACGGTGATCCTGTCGCAGACACTGCAGACCATCCACAACACGGCGCAGGTGCTGCGCGAGATGCTGCGCGTGGGCCGCGAGTGCATCGTGTCTTTCCCGAACTTTGGTTACTGGCCGCACCGGCTGTCGATCTTCCGCGGGCGCATGCCCGTGTCGGAATCGCTGCCGTACGAGTGGTACGACACGCCCAACGTGCGCGTACTGACCATCCGCGACTTTGAAGCGCTGGCGCCCAAGGTAGGACTGGTGATTCTCGACCGCGTGGTGCTGCACGAAGGCAACGTGGTGCGCTGGGGCGCCAACTGGCGCGGCAGCGTGGCGGTGTACCGGGTGCGCGCCGGCTGATTGCCTCGGCATCGACCGGCTTGCCGTGTGCTGGTTTGTGCCCGCCCGCGCGCAGCGCAGTAGCGCGCTACACTGGTTCATCTTCCGGTGAGGAGCGTGCGATGAGCAGACAGACCAGGCGCAGAAGTCCGCGCATGCTGCAGGCGGCGTTGGTGGTTGCGATAGGGATGGCGGCGCCTTTTGCATGGGCTGCCACGTCGCCGAAAGATGTGCGGGGCGACGCCGATGCCCTCACCCAGATCGCCATCGCGCACTACGAGAAGAACGATTTCGGCCACGCCTTCGACGAATTTGCCGAGGCGGCGCAGCGCGGCAACCGGCTCGCGCAATTCAACTACGCGATGATGCTGATGCGCGGCGAAGGCACCGTCGCGCGGCCTGACGAAGCGGTCAAGTGGCTGCGCCGCGCCGCCGACAACCAGATGACCCACGCGCAGTTTGCCTACGGCGAATTATTCGAACGCGGCGAGCTGGTACCGCGCTCCCTGGAAGAAGCCAACAAGTGGTACGAGCGTGCCGCCGCCGGCGGGCATGTCGAGGCGCAGCGCGCGCTGGCCACCGATTACTTCACCGGGCGCGGTGTGCCACGCGACTACGGGCGCGCATTCACCTGGTACAAGAAGGCAGCCGAAGGGGGCGATGCGCCATCGCAGTACATCGTCGGCAGCTACTACGAGCGCGGCGAGCCCGGCGTCGTGCCGCAGGAT
This window contains:
- the metW gene encoding methionine biosynthesis protein MetW, with protein sequence MTTQTLNPTAPSVVPNILADRADFRAIARWIEPRSTVLDLGCADGSLLSVLQDELDVLAYGIEIDDAGVLASTQKGVHVIQQNLEGGLALFEDKSFDTVILSQTLQTIHNTAQVLREMLRVGRECIVSFPNFGYWPHRLSIFRGRMPVSESLPYEWYDTPNVRVLTIRDFEALAPKVGLVILDRVVLHEGNVVRWGANWRGSVAVYRVRAG
- a CDS encoding tetratricopeptide repeat protein is translated as MLQAALVVAIGMAAPFAWAATSPKDVRGDADALTQIAIAHYEKNDFGHAFDEFAEAAQRGNRLAQFNYAMMLMRGEGTVARPDEAVKWLRRAADNQMTHAQFAYGELFERGELVPRSLEEANKWYERAAAGGHVEAQRALATDYFTGRGVPRDYGRAFTWYKKAAEGGDAPSQYIVGSYYERGEPGVVPQDIEQAKKWYGRAAAQGDVGALGKLRELVEKTYRAKHGDPPTAARQSL